A region of Dehalococcoidia bacterium DNA encodes the following proteins:
- a CDS encoding gamma-glutamylcyclotransferase, whose product MYYFAFASNLNRKQMSERAPSAKSRFSATLPNYKLIFSGWSRTWRGAVASIQQSRGDRVMGGIYEISEQDLSRLARYEGTDYTTANVIVFRDTGEAVEAVTFVRKRQGDEGKPSLEYLAVIKQGYIDWDLTQGSDNRNNRY is encoded by the coding sequence GTGTACTACTTTGCCTTCGCCTCGAACCTGAACCGCAAGCAAATGTCGGAACGCGCCCCGTCCGCCAAATCCCGCTTCAGCGCTACACTCCCCAACTATAAACTGATTTTTTCAGGCTGGTCGCGCACCTGGCGCGGCGCGGTGGCCAGCATTCAACAGTCCCGCGGCGACAGGGTGATGGGCGGGATTTATGAGATTAGCGAACAGGACTTGTCGCGCCTCGCCCGGTATGAAGGGACTGATTACACGACAGCAAACGTGATAGTCTTCCGGGACACCGGAGAGGCCGTCGAGGCGGTCACCTTCGTCCGGAAACGTCAGGGGGACGAAGGCAAACCTTCGCTTGAATATCTAGCGGTTATTAAACAGGGTTATATAGATTGGGACTTGACACAGGGTAGTGACAACAGAAATAACCGATATTAA
- a CDS encoding 50S ribosomal protein L25 — translation MADTGLKLSKRVVVGKKTRFLRREGQTPAHLFGHGVESLALQCDTSELQQVIARKGTTRLINVKVGGEKEARSVFIREIQRDALTGLLVHVDLYQVNKSEKIKVALPIIFTGTAPAMKQKNNIIEHIVNELDVESLPDDLPPQIEVDLSVLAEVNQSISVRDIKLKPGVTIVAPPDQLIVKISQVAEEKEEVVAVAAEAVAAPTEAEGEVAAEGEAKPEAKAEKKKE, via the coding sequence ATGGCAGATACGGGTTTAAAACTCAGCAAGAGAGTAGTCGTGGGTAAAAAGACGCGCTTCCTGCGCCGCGAGGGGCAGACCCCGGCGCATCTCTTCGGGCACGGCGTGGAATCTCTGGCGCTGCAATGCGATACGAGCGAGCTTCAGCAAGTCATCGCCCGGAAAGGCACCACCAGACTCATTAATGTCAAGGTTGGCGGCGAGAAAGAAGCGCGCAGCGTTTTTATCCGCGAAATTCAGCGCGACGCCCTCACCGGCTTGCTCGTCCATGTCGACCTCTACCAGGTCAACAAGTCAGAGAAAATCAAGGTGGCGCTACCCATCATTTTCACTGGCACTGCTCCGGCTATGAAACAGAAGAACAACATTATCGAGCATATCGTCAACGAGCTTGACGTCGAGAGTCTGCCCGACGACCTGCCTCCTCAGATTGAGGTCGACCTGAGCGTTCTAGCTGAGGTCAACCAGTCTATCTCCGTGCGCGACATCAAGCTCAAGCCGGGAGTGACCATCGTGGCGCCTCCCGACCAGCTTATCGTGAAAATCAGCCAGGTGGCTGAAGAGAAAGAGGAAGTGGTGGCTGTGGCCGCTGAGGCTGTCGCCGCTCCCACCGAGGCTGAGGGCGAAGTGGCTGCCGAGGGAGAAGCCAAACCCGAGGCCAAGGCCGAAAAGAAGAAGGAGTAA
- a CDS encoding amidohydrolase: MCYNPGVLIDSHTHIFSPEVIRNRERYLQADAGFAALYSRPSSRLVTADELVDSMDKNAIDMSVVCGFGWARQELCNEANDYILNSIARFSKRLMGMATLLPEAGDSALHELERCVKGGIMGIGEMRPTPASLDTPFDSLWTPIAKFLIERGLICLFHTSEPVGHPYPGKGDLTPQALYPFITRYPGLKIILAHWGGGMPFYALMPEVKKALANTWFDTAASPFLYDPAIYRQAIDIIGAEHILFGSDYPLMPQSRALKEIQALNIPPKARDLILGLNTQKLLGLAGG; encoded by the coding sequence TTGTGCTATAATCCAGGCGTGTTAATCGATTCTCACACACACATTTTTTCACCGGAGGTCATAAGAAACCGGGAGCGTTACCTCCAGGCAGATGCCGGCTTTGCGGCGCTCTATAGCCGGCCTTCGTCCAGGCTTGTTACCGCGGACGAGCTGGTTGACAGCATGGACAAAAACGCCATCGACATGTCCGTGGTTTGCGGCTTCGGCTGGGCGCGGCAGGAACTCTGTAACGAAGCCAACGATTACATCCTCAATTCTATCGCCCGTTTTTCCAAGCGCCTCATGGGGATGGCCACTCTGCTGCCGGAAGCCGGTGATAGCGCCCTGCATGAGCTTGAGCGCTGCGTCAAAGGCGGTATTATGGGAATCGGCGAGATGAGGCCTACGCCTGCCAGTCTTGACACCCCATTTGACAGTCTATGGACACCTATCGCCAAATTCCTCATCGAACGCGGCTTGATATGCCTGTTTCACACTTCCGAACCGGTTGGACACCCCTATCCAGGCAAGGGAGACCTGACGCCGCAGGCGCTTTATCCGTTTATAACACGTTATCCGGGGTTAAAAATCATACTGGCGCACTGGGGCGGCGGCATGCCTTTCTACGCGCTCATGCCCGAGGTGAAAAAAGCTCTCGCCAATACCTGGTTCGACACGGCAGCCTCGCCGTTCCTCTACGACCCGGCGATATACAGGCAGGCCATAGACATTATCGGGGCCGAACATATCCTTTTCGGCAGCGATTATCCCCTGATGCCCCAAAGCCGCGCTCTGAAAGAAATCCAGGCTCTGAATATACCCCCGAAAGCCAGAGACCTTATCCTGGGACTGAACACGCAAAAGCTGCTGGGGTTAGCAGGTGGCTGA
- the thpR gene encoding RNA 2',3'-cyclic phosphodiesterase, with protein MAENNAEQVRAFIAVELPQETKSELAHLQEKVKGACGYCPARWGAVENIHLTLNFLGDVPLSKLDAIKSAVTQACRGFDTFELTLAGLGAFPNLENPRVVWVGLNGNVEELSKIQKYLEHLLAGLGFSPENRPFSPHLTLARVRDEASAADKKRLGQAIGSTACATDCRIQVGSISLIKSQLTPSGPIYTVLSSAVLGHQS; from the coding sequence GTGGCTGAGAATAACGCGGAACAGGTGCGCGCTTTCATCGCCGTCGAGCTGCCGCAGGAAACCAAAAGTGAGCTAGCCCATCTCCAGGAGAAAGTGAAAGGGGCCTGCGGATACTGCCCCGCCAGATGGGGCGCCGTTGAAAACATTCACCTGACGCTGAACTTTCTCGGTGACGTTCCCCTGTCCAAGCTCGACGCTATCAAAAGCGCCGTCACTCAAGCCTGCCGCGGATTCGATACATTCGAGTTGACCCTGGCCGGTCTGGGCGCCTTCCCTAATCTGGAGAACCCGCGCGTCGTGTGGGTCGGATTAAACGGCAACGTCGAAGAGCTGTCTAAGATACAGAAATATCTCGAACATCTCCTCGCCGGGTTGGGGTTCAGTCCTGAAAACCGACCTTTCAGCCCCCACCTTACACTGGCGCGCGTGCGTGACGAAGCCTCCGCCGCCGACAAAAAGAGACTGGGGCAGGCCATAGGCTCCACCGCATGCGCGACCGATTGCAGGATTCAGGTCGGCTCGATCAGTCTGATTAAAAGTCAGCTTACACCGTCCGGCCCTATTTACACGGTCCTTTCTTCAGCTGTACTCGGTCACCAATCTTGA
- a CDS encoding ComF family protein: MLYRLDRLGKAVTDSFFPQFCIGCGLEGEVVCPACLAKLPRLSPPFCSRCGLPQTGGQSCRDCAGLDLAIDGIRSPLTFQKLTREAVHQLKYRNMRVMAAPLAAVLHDYLTENPIDTDVFIPVPLHPQRLRERGYNQSLLLAHQLGKLCGIPVRSDILKRHVHTPPQARTASSVERHRNMREAFKSLDGKVKDKRVLLIDDVSTSGATLDACASALKRAGALSVWGLTVAREV; the protein is encoded by the coding sequence GTGCTGTATCGACTGGACCGCCTGGGAAAAGCTGTAACGGATTCCTTCTTCCCGCAGTTTTGCATAGGCTGCGGGCTCGAAGGCGAGGTAGTCTGCCCCGCCTGCCTGGCGAAGCTGCCGCGCCTTTCACCGCCTTTCTGTTCCCGTTGCGGCCTGCCTCAAACCGGCGGCCAATCCTGCCGCGACTGCGCCGGCCTCGACCTTGCCATTGACGGCATCCGTTCCCCTCTCACATTTCAAAAACTGACGCGCGAGGCCGTGCACCAGCTCAAGTACCGGAACATGAGGGTAATGGCCGCCCCCCTGGCCGCGGTGCTCCATGACTATCTGACGGAGAATCCGATTGATACTGATGTGTTTATACCGGTGCCGCTGCATCCTCAGAGACTGCGCGAACGGGGTTATAACCAGTCCCTTCTTCTGGCCCACCAGCTCGGAAAGCTTTGCGGCATTCCCGTGCGCTCCGACATCCTCAAGCGCCACGTCCACACGCCTCCTCAGGCAAGGACCGCCAGTTCTGTTGAAAGGCATCGCAATATGAGAGAGGCATTTAAGAGCCTGGATGGAAAAGTGAAGGACAAGAGGGTATTATTGATAGACGACGTGTCAACGTCCGGTGCCACCCTGGATGCCTGTGCCTCGGCTCTCAAGCGGGCGGGGGCGCTGTCTGTCTGGGGGTTGACCGTCGCCAGGGAAGTTTAG
- the raiA gene encoding ribosome-associated translation inhibitor RaiA: MEMTVNTRNVTLTPELKSYIQRKLGKFDSKLDNIMETRIEVIEEPTRSSLDRTVIRVSLSGANLTLHAEERAENVLTAVDRAFDSINKQIDKQKGKWQGKDKGGQSIRVESSEASPAAGRKRIAQTTNMGIRPMSLSEALAEADLLKDELFVFIDTDSGDRAAILRRRADGRYDLIRTELE, from the coding sequence ATGGAAATGACTGTCAATACCCGCAACGTCACTCTTACCCCGGAACTGAAAAGCTACATCCAACGCAAGCTGGGCAAATTCGACAGCAAACTCGACAATATCATGGAAACCCGCATTGAGGTCATCGAAGAACCCACACGCTCATCCCTGGACCGCACCGTGATACGGGTCAGCCTCAGCGGAGCCAACCTTACGCTTCATGCCGAGGAACGGGCTGAGAACGTATTGACAGCCGTAGACCGGGCTTTCGATTCTATCAACAAACAAATAGATAAACAGAAGGGCAAATGGCAGGGCAAGGACAAAGGCGGGCAATCCATACGCGTAGAGTCATCGGAGGCGTCGCCAGCAGCCGGCCGCAAGCGCATCGCCCAGACGACCAATATGGGAATCAGGCCGATGTCGCTCTCCGAAGCCCTGGCCGAAGCGGACCTGCTCAAAGACGAACTGTTCGTTTTCATCGACACGGATAGCGGTGACAGAGCCGCTATCCTCAGGCGGCGGGCGGATGGCAGGTATGACCTTATCCGCACCGAACTGGAATAA
- a CDS encoding methylated-DNA--[protein]-cysteine S-methyltransferase, which produces MVSPAGIVRLTLPQATEKAALDELNPGPEAVRMSFERFDEAVSRIRDYFRGKPVDFGDKLDLSSGTEFQRKVWLSCRGIPYGQTRSYGWIAGQIGKPGASRAVGNALGKNPIPIIIPCHRVLAADGGIGGFSGEPPAKHRLLKLEGIKVKNSPQR; this is translated from the coding sequence ATTGTTTCCCCCGCGGGAATTGTGAGACTCACGCTGCCGCAGGCGACTGAAAAAGCGGCACTTGACGAACTGAACCCCGGTCCTGAAGCCGTTCGCATGAGCTTCGAGCGTTTCGACGAAGCGGTGTCCCGCATAAGAGATTACTTCAGGGGGAAACCTGTTGATTTCGGCGACAAGCTCGACCTGTCGTCAGGCACTGAATTTCAGAGAAAGGTCTGGTTGAGCTGCCGCGGCATTCCCTACGGCCAGACACGCAGTTACGGCTGGATAGCCGGGCAAATAGGCAAGCCCGGAGCCTCTAGGGCGGTGGGAAACGCGCTGGGCAAAAACCCCATACCGATTATTATTCCCTGCCACCGCGTTCTGGCCGCGGACGGGGGCATCGGGGGCTTCAGCGGAGAACCCCCTGCCAAACACCGCCTGTTGAAACTTGAAGGTATAAAGGTTAAGAACTCACCTCAACGGTGA
- a CDS encoding proteinase inhibitor-like protein, which produces MEHKAPPVTFYLMERLISRYCRLEVAMNKILLCSLSVILFLIAGCAASSPGATYTDPDKIIRVEVGQEFTISLKANPTTGYTWDALSPASWLQMVEKSYKADEPVLVGSGGVENFRFKALGKGQTTITMGYGRLVDSKAAQTKVFTVEVSS; this is translated from the coding sequence GTGGAACATAAAGCGCCTCCTGTAACCTTTTACCTCATGGAGCGTTTAATAAGTAGATACTGCCGATTGGAGGTGGCTATGAATAAAATACTGCTCTGTTCTCTCTCGGTGATTTTATTTCTTATAGCGGGCTGTGCCGCTTCGAGCCCTGGCGCCACCTATACCGACCCGGATAAAATTATCCGTGTAGAAGTCGGCCAGGAATTCACTATATCCCTTAAAGCCAATCCCACCACCGGCTATACCTGGGATGCCCTGAGCCCGGCTTCCTGGTTGCAAATGGTTGAAAAAAGCTACAAGGCGGACGAGCCGGTTCTGGTGGGCTCGGGTGGAGTGGAGAATTTCCGTTTCAAGGCGCTTGGTAAAGGTCAGACAACCATAACAATGGGCTATGGGCGCTTGGTGGATTCCAAGGCAGCACAGACAAAAGTCTTCACCGTTGAGGTGAGTTCTTAA